A part of Jaculus jaculus isolate mJacJac1 chromosome 17, mJacJac1.mat.Y.cur, whole genome shotgun sequence genomic DNA contains:
- the LOC101606907 gene encoding TBC1 domain family member 7 produces MLAPSLFRHLTRITSPPTGAPQSTQSTIQTLRLAICEGTFGLSEGVQARRSSTEPTGSPQPDPAVDTQSPPGASKPKAFEQYLNVEDSRLLSHLKTCSAMSRLPYDLWFKRCFAGCLPESSLQRVWDKVVSGSCKILVFVAVEILLTFKIKVMALNSAEKITKFLENIPQDSSDAIVSKAIDLWHKHCGTPVHSA; encoded by the exons ATGCTCGCTCCCTCTCTGTTCCGACACTTAACCAGAATCACCTCTCCCCCCACCGGCGCCCCTCAGTCTACGCAGAGTACAATACAGACTTTAAGACTGGCAATTTGTGAAGGTACCTTTGGGCTCTCCGAGGGAGTCCAGGCCCGCCGCAGCAGCACAGAGCCCACGGGGAGTCCTCAGCCCGACCCGGCAGTAGATACCCAGAGCCCTCCAGGGGCCTCCAAG CCAAAGGCTTTTGAGCAGTACTTGAACGTGGAAGACAGCAGGCTGCTGAGTCATCTGAAGACGTGTTCTGCAATGTCCAGACTTCCTTATGACCTCTGGTTCAAAAGGTGCTTCGCAGGATGCCTGCCCGAATCCAGTTTACAAAG GGTCTGGGATAAAGTTGTAAGTGGATCTTGTAAGATCTTAGTTTTTGTAGCTGTGGAAATTTTATtaacctttaaaataaaagtaatggcatTGAACAGTGCTGAGAAGATAACGAAGTTCCTGGAAAAT ATTCCCCAGGACAGCTCGGACGCCATCGTGAGCAAGGCCATCGACTTGTGGCACAAGCACTGTGGGACCCCGGTCCATTCAGCCTGA